From the Lysobacter sp. FW306-1B-D06B genome, one window contains:
- a CDS encoding ectonucleotide pyrophosphatase/phosphodiesterase: MRLLRIAAVAACLVLSACSTPAPRAFAPPPRAQAVILVSIDAFRADYLSPQATPNLARIAREGAHADWMNPSYPSLTFPNHYTLVTGLRPDHHGVIHNRMSDAGIGGFAVADRNAVDDSRWWGGEPIWVTAEKQGVRSASWAWPGSSAAIGGVRPSQWVAYDERVPPARRVDDVLAWLGAPQAQRPRLVSLYFEQLDKAGHDYGPDSPQVRATLRDLDAVIGRLYDGLAARGMLDRTDLIVVSDHGMAKVGPGRAIGVVDMIDPAIATVVSDGQSIGVAPRPGREREAEQRLLGAHAQYDCWKREDLPARWHYGTNPRVPPIVCQMHEGWDALYPEKLAKRPPEAARGSHGFDPALPSMRALFIARGPSFVPGARIAPFDNVDVYPLLARVLGVMPAANDGDVAPLLPALREAAP; the protein is encoded by the coding sequence ATGCGCTTGCTCCGAATCGCGGCCGTTGCCGCCTGCCTCGTCCTCTCCGCCTGCAGCACCCCTGCCCCGCGCGCCTTCGCTCCACCGCCGCGCGCGCAGGCGGTCATCCTCGTTTCCATCGATGCCTTCCGCGCGGATTACCTCTCGCCGCAGGCAACGCCGAACCTGGCGCGCATCGCACGCGAAGGCGCACACGCGGACTGGATGAACCCGTCCTACCCCTCGCTCACCTTCCCCAATCACTACACGCTGGTCACCGGGCTGCGTCCGGACCATCACGGCGTCATCCACAACCGCATGAGCGATGCCGGCATCGGCGGCTTCGCCGTGGCCGACCGCAATGCCGTGGACGACAGCCGCTGGTGGGGCGGCGAACCGATCTGGGTGACCGCCGAGAAACAGGGCGTGCGCAGCGCCAGCTGGGCCTGGCCGGGCAGCAGCGCGGCCATCGGCGGCGTGCGGCCGAGCCAATGGGTCGCCTACGACGAGCGCGTGCCGCCCGCCCGCCGCGTGGACGACGTGCTCGCCTGGCTCGGCGCACCGCAGGCGCAACGACCACGCCTGGTGTCGCTGTACTTCGAACAGCTCGACAAGGCCGGCCACGACTACGGCCCGGACTCGCCGCAGGTGCGCGCGACGCTGCGCGACCTCGACGCGGTGATCGGCCGGCTGTACGACGGACTGGCTGCGCGCGGCATGCTCGATCGCACCGACCTGATCGTGGTATCCGACCATGGCATGGCGAAGGTCGGCCCCGGCCGCGCGATCGGCGTGGTGGACATGATCGATCCGGCGATCGCGACCGTGGTGTCGGACGGTCAATCGATCGGTGTTGCGCCGCGTCCCGGTCGCGAGCGCGAGGCGGAACAGCGCCTGCTCGGCGCCCACGCACAGTACGACTGCTGGAAGCGCGAGGACTTGCCGGCGCGCTGGCACTACGGAACCAATCCGCGCGTGCCGCCGATCGTCTGCCAGATGCATGAAGGCTGGGACGCGCTGTATCCGGAGAAGCTCGCCAAGCGTCCGCCCGAAGCGGCGCGCGGCTCGCACGGCTTCGATCCCGCACTGCCGTCGATGCGGGCGTTGTTCATCGCGCGCGGCCCTTCGTTCGTGCCCGGTGCGCGCATCGCGCCGTTCGACAATGTGGATGTGTATCCACTGCTCGCGCGAGTGCTCGGCGTGATGCCTGCGGCGAACGACGGTGACGTGGCGCCGCTGTTGCCTGCACTGCGCGAGGCGGCGCCTTAA
- a CDS encoding AlkA N-terminal domain-containing protein → MPSPAPHVHADTLPAWQVCEQARRTRDPRFDGLFFTAVLSTRIYCRPVCPAPTARRVVYFRHAAAAEAAGYRPCLRCRPELSPDDGSWRRGDAALARALKLIDDGALAEQPLAALAQRVGVGERQLRRLFVERVGVAPIGVHGTRRLLFAKQLLTETTLPITQVALAAGFGSLRRFNDAFRTAYRLAPRDLRKGRRETAAHNARDVLTLRLGYRPPYDFAAMLDFLRGRALPGVEVVDEHAYARVIGPIEQPGRLRMSAWPNGEHALKLELHGVATARLLEIVQRLRRMFDLDADPQAIAGALSSDARLAPLLAQRPGLRLPSGWDGFEIAVRAIIGQQVSVAAARTLASRLAQKYGRALPQPFAPGLAHLFPTPEALVDADLETIGLIRSRAQTVRGVASALIEGRVDFRAERTLEDFTARWVALPGIGPWTAQYIALRALGHPDAFPVEDLVLQKALPADGTRMTAKALGARAQAWSPWRGYAVIHLWRDCVPTPVARAEKPARKTRTARSDTRVEATA, encoded by the coding sequence ATGCCCAGCCCCGCCCCCCACGTCCACGCCGACACTCTGCCCGCCTGGCAGGTGTGCGAACAGGCCCGCCGCACGCGTGATCCGCGCTTCGACGGTCTGTTCTTCACCGCCGTGCTGAGCACGCGCATTTATTGCCGCCCGGTGTGCCCGGCACCGACGGCGCGGCGCGTCGTCTATTTCCGACACGCCGCGGCGGCCGAGGCGGCGGGCTACCGTCCCTGCCTGCGCTGCCGGCCGGAACTCTCGCCCGACGACGGCAGCTGGCGCCGCGGCGACGCCGCGCTGGCGCGTGCGTTGAAGCTGATCGACGACGGCGCGCTCGCCGAACAGCCACTCGCCGCCCTGGCGCAGCGCGTGGGTGTGGGCGAGCGCCAGCTGCGTCGCCTGTTCGTCGAACGCGTCGGCGTCGCGCCGATCGGCGTGCACGGAACGCGCCGGCTGCTGTTCGCCAAGCAACTGCTGACCGAAACCACACTGCCGATCACGCAGGTCGCGCTGGCCGCCGGCTTCGGCAGTCTGCGCCGCTTCAACGACGCGTTCCGTACCGCGTACCGCCTGGCGCCGCGCGATCTTCGCAAGGGCCGGCGCGAAACCGCTGCGCACAATGCGCGTGACGTCCTCACGCTGCGACTGGGCTATCGCCCGCCCTACGACTTCGCGGCCATGCTGGATTTCCTGCGCGGGCGTGCGCTGCCGGGCGTGGAGGTCGTGGACGAACACGCATACGCGCGCGTGATCGGCCCCATCGAACAGCCCGGCCGGCTGCGCATGAGCGCGTGGCCGAACGGCGAGCACGCGCTGAAACTGGAACTGCACGGCGTGGCCACGGCACGACTGCTGGAGATCGTGCAACGCCTGCGGCGCATGTTCGATCTGGACGCGGACCCGCAAGCCATCGCCGGCGCGTTGTCGTCGGATGCGCGCCTGGCGCCGCTCCTCGCGCAACGTCCCGGGCTGCGTTTGCCGAGCGGCTGGGACGGCTTCGAGATCGCGGTGCGCGCCATCATCGGCCAACAGGTGAGCGTGGCCGCGGCGCGCACGCTGGCTTCGCGCCTGGCGCAGAAGTACGGGCGCGCGTTGCCGCAGCCGTTCGCGCCGGGTCTGGCGCATCTTTTCCCCACGCCCGAAGCGCTGGTCGATGCGGACCTGGAAACGATCGGCCTGATCCGTTCGCGCGCGCAGACCGTGCGCGGCGTTGCCAGTGCGCTGATCGAAGGTCGCGTGGATTTTCGCGCCGAACGCACGCTGGAGGATTTCACCGCACGCTGGGTCGCGTTGCCGGGCATCGGCCCGTGGACGGCGCAGTACATCGCGCTGCGGGCGCTGGGCCATCCGGATGCGTTTCCTGTGGAGGATCTCGTCCTGCAGAAGGCGCTGCCGGCCGACGGCACGCGCATGACCGCGAAGGCACTGGGCGCGCGTGCGCAAGCATGGAGCCCGTGGCGCGGCTACGCGGTGATCCACCTGTGGCGCGACTGCGTGCCGACACCGGTCGCGCGCGCGGAGAAGCCCGCGCGCAAAACACGCACGGCGCGCAGCGATACCCGCGTAGAGGCGACCGCATGA
- a CDS encoding DUF4440 domain-containing protein, whose protein sequence is MKTVTTVVAAALLSSLSAASVAQTPPKPEPTRMTRAECEVWTRELSFAQSVADHDGAAFASHLEPDAAFGASQAQPTRGRDAIAKRWTGIVEGKRFKLSWYPTRTTIGGVGDIAWSSGPSLFEDLDPKTTQRYRIGAFHSVWHRGADGVWRVLFDDGVDPRPATQAEALAFREGRQATCPQA, encoded by the coding sequence ATGAAGACCGTCACGACCGTTGTCGCCGCCGCCCTGTTGTCGAGCCTGTCCGCCGCGTCCGTGGCACAGACGCCGCCGAAACCCGAGCCGACGCGCATGACCCGCGCCGAATGCGAGGTGTGGACGCGCGAACTCAGCTTCGCCCAGTCCGTCGCGGACCACGACGGCGCCGCCTTCGCATCGCATCTGGAACCCGACGCCGCCTTCGGCGCGAGTCAGGCGCAGCCGACGCGCGGCCGCGATGCCATCGCCAAGCGCTGGACCGGGATCGTGGAAGGCAAGCGATTCAAGCTGTCGTGGTATCCCACCCGCACCACGATTGGCGGCGTCGGCGACATCGCCTGGTCCAGCGGGCCGTCGCTGTTCGAGGACCTGGACCCGAAGACCACGCAGCGCTACCGCATCGGCGCGTTCCATTCGGTCTGGCACCGGGGCGCGGACGGTGTCTGGCGCGTGCTGTTCGACGACGGCGTGGATCCGCGCCCGGCCACGCAGGCCGAAGCGCTGGCCTTCCGCGAAGGCCGCCAGGCCACGTGTCCACAAGCCTGA
- a CDS encoding TetR/AcrR family transcriptional regulator has product MSRRPATADRILRAARTLFEREGAAGVSMRRVAAAVGLTPMAIYRHFPNREALLKRIGDDSFDAITRHWDARGRGGDVLERLLAVQRIYLDYALAHPHLFDHAFSTARDDARRFPDDFHARRSPTLNVVADAVQDAMHAGVLRGDDVWDVAMTLWAHTHGLIALYRAGRFNFDDAAFRRYYEASLQRLLRGLLA; this is encoded by the coding sequence ATGAGCCGCCGCCCCGCCACTGCCGACCGCATCCTGCGCGCCGCGCGCACGCTGTTCGAACGCGAAGGCGCGGCCGGCGTAAGCATGCGCCGCGTGGCCGCCGCGGTGGGGCTGACGCCGATGGCGATCTACCGGCATTTCCCCAATCGCGAGGCGCTGCTCAAGCGCATCGGCGACGACAGCTTCGATGCGATCACGCGTCACTGGGACGCGCGCGGCCGCGGCGGTGACGTGCTCGAGCGCCTGCTGGCGGTGCAGCGCATCTATCTGGATTACGCGCTGGCGCATCCGCACCTGTTCGACCATGCGTTCTCCACGGCGCGCGACGATGCGCGGCGGTTTCCGGACGACTTCCACGCGCGGCGCTCGCCGACGCTCAACGTCGTCGCCGACGCAGTGCAGGACGCGATGCATGCCGGCGTTCTGCGCGGGGACGATGTATGGGACGTGGCGATGACGTTGTGGGCGCACACGCACGGCCTGATCGCGCTGTATCGCGCGGGACGTTTCAACTTCGACGATGCCGCATTCCGGCGCTATTACGAAGCGTCGCTGCAGCGGCTGCTGCGGGGATTGCTGGCGTAG
- a CDS encoding formimidoylglutamate deiminase, whose translation MKTLDAAMLWTPDGWRPDAGFDIDDHGRIRAIESAEPTASASWIVPGVANLHSHAFQRAMAGLAERQTNPEDSFWTWRETMYRFAARFTPELLQAVAAQLYVEMLEAGYTTVCEFHYLHHAPDGRPYDDPAAMSRALIAAARDAGIRLTLLPVLYMTGGFDGRVLGERQRRFGHDVDAYLRLIETLCEDVGPSLHVGCALHSLRAVPPQAMRTVLDALPPAMPVHIHIAEQIGEVQDCLALRNARPVEWLLDNAAVDARWTLVHATHLTAAETQGIARSGATVAICPTTEANLGDGLFPLRDYLDAGGRWGVGSDSHISVSPVEELRWLEYGQRLSTRHRNIAVRADSPSVGETLLRDVARSARNSTGHAIGTFATGEYADAVVLDTDAPALYGLKAEDAVDRWIFSGNRPLVREAYVGGRRVVEGGAHLQRHAIAQRYREAMARLMAE comes from the coding sequence ATGAAGACCCTCGACGCCGCGATGCTCTGGACCCCCGACGGCTGGCGCCCCGACGCCGGCTTCGACATCGACGACCATGGCCGCATCCGCGCCATCGAGTCGGCCGAGCCCACCGCCAGCGCCAGCTGGATCGTGCCGGGGGTGGCGAACCTGCACTCGCATGCGTTCCAGCGCGCCATGGCCGGTCTGGCCGAACGCCAGACGAACCCGGAAGACTCCTTCTGGACCTGGCGCGAGACCATGTACCGCTTCGCCGCGCGGTTCACGCCGGAGCTGCTGCAGGCGGTGGCCGCGCAGCTCTACGTGGAGATGCTGGAAGCCGGCTACACGACGGTGTGCGAGTTCCACTACTTGCACCACGCGCCCGACGGCCGCCCCTACGACGACCCGGCCGCGATGTCGCGCGCGCTGATCGCCGCCGCCCGCGATGCGGGCATCCGGCTGACGCTGCTGCCCGTGCTCTACATGACCGGCGGCTTCGACGGCCGCGTGCTGGGCGAACGCCAGCGCCGCTTCGGCCATGACGTCGACGCCTACCTGCGCCTGATCGAAACCCTGTGCGAGGATGTCGGCCCGTCGCTGCATGTCGGCTGCGCGCTGCACAGCCTGCGCGCGGTGCCGCCGCAGGCGATGCGCACGGTGCTCGACGCCCTGCCGCCCGCGATGCCGGTGCACATCCACATCGCCGAGCAGATCGGCGAAGTGCAGGACTGCTTGGCCCTGCGCAACGCCCGTCCGGTGGAGTGGCTGCTCGACAACGCCGCGGTCGATGCGCGTTGGACGCTGGTTCACGCCACGCACCTCACGGCTGCGGAAACGCAGGGCATCGCGCGCAGCGGCGCGACCGTGGCGATCTGCCCGACCACCGAGGCCAACCTTGGCGACGGCCTGTTCCCGCTGCGCGATTACCTGGATGCAGGCGGCCGCTGGGGCGTGGGTTCGGACTCGCACATCTCCGTCTCCCCGGTGGAGGAACTGCGCTGGCTGGAATACGGCCAGCGCCTGTCCACGCGCCATCGCAACATCGCAGTGCGCGCGGACTCGCCGAGCGTGGGCGAAACGCTGCTGCGCGATGTCGCACGCAGCGCTAGGAATTCGACGGGCCATGCGATCGGCACGTTCGCGACGGGCGAGTATGCCGATGCGGTGGTGCTCGACACCGATGCACCGGCGTTGTACGGATTGAAGGCCGAAGATGCGGTCGACCGCTGGATCTTCAGCGGCAATCGTCCGCTCGTGCGCGAGGCGTACGTGGGCGGCAGGCGCGTGGTGGAGGGCGGTGCGCACCTGCAACGCCACGCGATCGCGCAACGCTATCGCGAGGCGATGGCGCGCTTGATGGCGGAGTGA
- the hutU gene encoding urocanate hydratase, with the protein MSTRKDPSRVIRAPRGSDKTCKSWLTEAAYRMIQNNLDAEVAENPTELVVYGGIGRAARDWESFDAILKSLRELEDNETLLVQSGKPVGIFPTHPDAPRVLLANSNLVPHWATWEHFNALDKKGLMMYGQMTAGSWIYIGSQGIVQGTYETFVEMGRQHYGGDLKGKWILTAGLGGMGGAQPLAASLAGACSLNIECQQSRIDMRLRTRYVDEQATDLDDALARIEKYTEAGEAKSIALLGNAAEILPELVRRGVRPDAVTDQTSAHDPVHGYLPIGWSVEQWQRMQTEDPGRVRDAAMKSMRVHVEAMLAFEDMGIPVFDYGNNIRQMAKDEGCENAFDFPGFVPAYVRPLFCRGVGPFRWVALSGDPEDIYKTDAKVKELIPDDEHLHRWLDMARERISFQGLPARICWVGLGLRHKLGLAFNEMVRNGELKAPVVIGRDHLDSGSVASPNRETESMKDGSDAVSDWPLLNAMLNVAGGATWVSLHHGGGVGMGYSQHSGVVIVCDGSEEADKRLARVLWNDPGTGVMRHADAGYEIAQQCAKEQGLKLPMA; encoded by the coding sequence ATGTCGACCCGCAAAGACCCTTCCCGCGTCATCCGCGCACCGCGCGGTAGCGACAAGACCTGCAAGTCGTGGCTGACCGAAGCCGCGTACCGCATGATCCAGAACAACCTCGACGCCGAGGTCGCGGAGAATCCGACCGAACTGGTCGTCTACGGCGGCATCGGCCGCGCCGCGCGCGATTGGGAAAGCTTCGATGCGATCCTGAAGTCGCTGCGCGAACTGGAAGACAACGAAACGCTGCTGGTGCAGTCCGGCAAGCCCGTCGGCATCTTCCCCACGCATCCGGACGCACCGCGCGTGCTGCTCGCCAACTCGAACCTGGTGCCGCATTGGGCGACGTGGGAGCACTTCAACGCGCTCGATAAGAAGGGCCTGATGATGTACGGCCAGATGACGGCCGGATCGTGGATCTACATCGGTTCGCAGGGCATCGTGCAGGGCACCTACGAGACGTTCGTCGAGATGGGCCGCCAGCATTACGGCGGCGACCTCAAGGGCAAGTGGATCCTCACCGCCGGCCTGGGCGGCATGGGCGGCGCGCAGCCGCTGGCGGCTTCGCTGGCGGGCGCGTGCTCGCTCAACATCGAATGCCAGCAGAGCCGCATCGACATGCGCCTGCGCACGCGCTATGTCGACGAACAGGCGACCGATCTCGACGACGCGCTCGCGCGCATCGAGAAGTACACCGAAGCGGGCGAGGCGAAGTCGATCGCGCTGCTGGGCAACGCGGCGGAGATCCTGCCCGAGCTCGTGCGCCGCGGCGTGCGTCCGGATGCCGTCACCGACCAGACCTCCGCGCACGATCCGGTGCACGGTTACCTGCCGATCGGCTGGAGCGTGGAGCAGTGGCAGCGCATGCAGACCGAGGACCCGGGTCGCGTGCGCGACGCGGCGATGAAGTCGATGCGCGTGCACGTGGAAGCGATGCTCGCCTTCGAGGACATGGGCATCCCCGTGTTCGACTACGGCAACAACATCCGCCAGATGGCGAAGGACGAAGGCTGCGAGAACGCGTTCGACTTCCCGGGCTTCGTGCCGGCGTACGTGCGGCCGCTGTTCTGCCGCGGCGTCGGCCCGTTCCGCTGGGTCGCGCTGAGTGGCGATCCGGAGGACATCTACAAGACCGACGCGAAGGTGAAGGAACTCATCCCCGACGACGAGCACCTGCACCGCTGGCTCGACATGGCGCGCGAACGCATCAGTTTCCAGGGCCTGCCCGCACGCATCTGCTGGGTCGGCCTGGGCCTGCGCCACAAGCTCGGCCTCGCGTTCAACGAGATGGTGCGCAACGGTGAATTGAAGGCGCCGGTCGTCATCGGCCGCGATCACCTCGACAGCGGCAGCGTCGCCTCGCCCAACCGCGAGACCGAATCGATGAAGGACGGCAGCGACGCCGTGTCCGACTGGCCGCTGCTCAACGCGATGCTCAACGTCGCCGGTGGCGCGACGTGGGTCTCGCTGCACCACGGCGGCGGCGTGGGCATGGGTTACTCGCAGCACTCCGGCGTGGTCATCGTCTGCGATGGCTCGGAAGAAGCGGACAAGCGCCTGGCGCGCGTGCTGTGGAACGACCCGGGCACCGGCGTCATGCGCCACGCGGACGCCGGCTACGAGATCGCCCAGCAGTGCGCGAAGGAGCAGGGGCTCAAGCTGCCGATGGCGTGA
- a CDS encoding methylated-DNA--[protein]-cysteine S-methyltransferase, with protein MTIRYAHVPSPVGPLLLAASDEGLHLIEFQNPRHPMAHCAQWKARECDVIRLAARQLGEYFDGARQAFDLPLAARGTPFQLSVWHTLDSIPYGGTISYAQLAQRVGRPSAMRAVGAANGRNPLPIVLPCHRVIGSDGSLTGFGGGLPTKEYLLRMEGALPVAVDLFG; from the coding sequence ATGACGATCCGCTACGCGCACGTGCCCAGCCCGGTCGGCCCGTTGCTGCTCGCGGCGAGCGACGAAGGGCTGCATCTGATCGAGTTCCAGAACCCGCGTCATCCCATGGCGCACTGCGCGCAATGGAAGGCACGCGAGTGCGACGTGATCCGCCTGGCGGCGCGTCAGCTGGGCGAGTATTTCGACGGTGCGCGACAAGCGTTCGATCTTCCGCTCGCGGCGCGCGGCACGCCGTTCCAGCTTTCGGTGTGGCACACGCTGGACTCGATTCCCTACGGCGGAACGATCAGCTACGCGCAACTGGCGCAGCGCGTGGGTCGTCCGTCGGCAATGCGCGCCGTGGGCGCGGCGAACGGCCGCAATCCCCTGCCGATCGTGCTGCCCTGCCATCGCGTGATCGGCAGCGATGGCAGCCTGACCGGGTTCGGCGGCGGACTGCCGACGAAGGAGTATCTGCTGCGGATGGAAGGGGCGTTGCCGGTGGCGGTGGACCTGTTTGGCTGA